The window TCAAGCACGCCGTGCTCAATGCGCGTATGCACGAGCAGGAAGCGCATATCGTGGCGCAGGCCGGGCGTATCGGCGCGGTGACCATCGCCACCAACATGGCGGGCCGCGGTACCGATATTCAGCTCGGCGGCAACGTCGAGTTCCGGATTGATGACGAATTGTCCGAGATGGAAGACGGCCCTGAAAAGGATGCAGCGATCGAAAAGATCAAGGCCGAGGTCGCCGAGGAAAAGCAGAAGGTGCTCGATGCGGGCGGCCTGTTCGTTCTCGGCACCGAGCGCCATGAAAGCCGCCGGATCGACAACCAGCTGCGCGGCCGTTCGGGCCGTCAGGGTGACCCGGGACTTTCGCGCTTCTACCTCTGCCTTGAAGACGATCTCTTGCGCATTTTCGGGCCGGACACGCTGTTCGCCAAGATGATGAACGCCAATCTGGAAGATGGCGAGGCGATTGGCTCGAAATGGCTGTCCAAGGCCATCGAGACGGCGCAGAAGAAGGTCGAAGCGCGCAATTACGAAATGCGCAAGCAGGTCGTCCAATACGATGACGTGATGAACGACCAGCGCAAGGTGATTTACGAGCAGCGCAGCGAAATCATGGACTCAGAGCGTGTCGACGATGTGGTCGAAGACATGCGACGCGACGCTATCAATGCGATGGTTGTCAGCGCGTGCCCGCCGGGCTCCTACCCTGAGCAGTGGGATACCGATGGGTTGAAGGAAAAGATCACCGAAGTCCTCGGCCTCGACGTGCCGATGGATCAGTGGTTGGAAGAAGACCAGATCGAGCCTGAAATCTTCGAAGAGCGCTTGCAGGAACTTTCCGAACAGAAGATGACCGAAAAGACCGCCGACATCCCCGAGGATGCATGGCGCCGCGTCGAAAAGAGCATTCTGCTCGAACGCCTCGATTACCACTGGAAGGAACACCTTGCGACGCTCGATGCCCTGCGTCAGGTCGTGTTCCTGCGCGCCTATGCGCAAAAGCAGCCGATCAATGAATACAAGCAGGAAGCTTTCGGCCTGTTCGAGCTGATGCTCGATACGCTGCGCGAGGATGTGACGAAGGTCCTCCTGACGTCCCAGTTCCGCCCCGCACCGCCGCCGCGTCCGCGCGATTTACCCGATCTGCCCGATTTCATGACCGGCAAGATCGATCCGCTGACGGGAGAAGATAACTCGCGTGACAATGACGGGTCGGCGCAGCGGGCTCCGCTGTTCGGTACTCTGGCTGGCGCTCCGGTAGCGTCCACAGGTTCAGGCGGCGCGCAATCGGAAGACCCCTACAAGGACATGAATATCAGCCGCAATGCGCCTTGCCCGTGCGGTTCGGGCAGCAAGTACAAGCATTGCCACGGCGCGCAGGCCTGATTTTTCGCATCTTTCCTTGCCGATAGTTGCTGGTCCGCTAGCACTGTCGGCAGGGAGAGAATTCATGCGTTTCCATATCACCTGCCTTGCTCTCGGCGCATTGGCGCTCGGCGGCTGCACGGCCGTCGATCTGCCGAGCGACCTGAACAACATCCAGCGCGAGGAAGCTTTGCTCGCCGCGGTCGTCAGCCCGGCACGGCCAGCAGAACACATTGCGCAGGATGCGCAGCGGCAGCCGCTCGAAACCATGCTCTTTGCAGGCGTTGCTGAGGGGCAGCGGATTGCTGAGATCTCTCCGGGAGACGGATATTACACCCGGTTGCTCGCGCAGGCGGTGGGGTCTACGGGACGCATCTATGTGGCGGTCGCGGTCGATAACGCGACCTCTGCAGCGTTCTTCCAATCGCTGGCCGAGCAATATGGCAATATCGAAATCGTGAGCGGCATCTCAGGTCTGACGGAACTCGATATGGTGTGGGATATCGCAGCCAGCGGCAGCATGGATGCGCAAAATTATTCCCAAGCGCTGAGGTCCGGCGGCGTCACTTATCTGGAGACCGAGAGTCTAGGCGATCTGTTTGAAGTTGCTGCGGAAAACGATCTTGTGCTTGATGGCCGTCAGGATCGTACCGCTCCGCCAATCATCGGCCTGCGGTTCCGTCGGCGTTAGACGCGGGAACCAATTTCAAAGTCGGTATTTTGTTTTGCCAAAGGCCGCGCTGGCTCCCTGGCTGAAAAGTCAAAGAGGCGCGGCCTTTTGCTTTCTGACCGGCGCGGGGCGACTTCAATGAAAGCGCTCAATTTCCACGCAGCAATCACGACCACGGCGGATACGATACCGTCCCAGGCGTAGTGCCATGCAAGGTGGAATGATCCGATCCAGATCAGGAATGCGTACACGCCGGCTACGCGGTGTGCCCAGCGCGCTTTCACGCGGTCGCGCACGATCAGCCAGCTGAGGACGGCAAAGCCGACATGGACTGACGGCATCGCTGAAATGCCTGTGCCGAATGCGTCGGTCTCGTGCATTTCGATGAGGTAATCGGACAATCTCAAGACGGTCAGTGGGGCGACCTCATGCGCTGCGTGCAGCCGCGCCATCAGCTCTGCGTAGTACGCGTTGCCATAGAAGTATTCGTAGAAGATCGGGCCGACGCTCGACATGGACACGGCCATCACATTGCCGAGGAGAATCAACACGACCAGCACGCCGATCATGGCGCGAAACTGGAAAGTGCGATCTGCCGATCCGCCGATGAAAATCGCCAGGAAAGGGAAAAGCAGGAACCACAGGACATAGAGCCGATCGAGCGCGATCGTGCCCCACGTGCCCAAAAGTGCATGGCTTACGCGCCATGGGTCATTACCGAAAAACAGTATCCTGTCCGCGTCCACGAAAGGCGGATCGAGGTAATAAGGCACGTAATCCGCAATGTTCGCCTTGATGAAAGAGAAGCCTGCGCTCGCGAAAGTGATCAGCACGATCAGCACAGCCGGAACAAGCAGTGCGATGGGGTTGTCGCGGACGACTTCCACAATGTTTTTAGGTTCACCCTCTAGGCGAGCGGCGCGGACGCGCTGCCACAGGACCAGAAGCGATGCTGTGAGCGCTATAGTCAGCACGCGCGGTGAAAACGGCGCGTACCAGAGGCCGGCATGTCCGCCGAAGAATGCGATGGCCACCACCGTCGGTAGGAGAGAGGCGGCGATGATGATTGTCGCAGCAAGGGGGCGCGAAAGGGTCAGCATGCAATCCCGAAACGGCAAATTGAACTCACCGTCTTAGTGCCACGTAAACCCTAACAATTTACCCAACGCGCGAGCGGGCGCGGGGCGGGTTTACTCGCAATGTGCTGAAAAGTGGCTCCCCGAGTTGGATTCGAACCAACGACCAAGTGATTAACAGTCACCTACTCTACCGCTGAGCTATCGGGGAGCAGCCCGATGGGCAGGTGAGCGCCTATATTGGGGCGGATTCGGTTTGGCAAGACCAGTTTTTAACAAACAGCGCATTGGCGTGCGATAAGCGCGATTTAGGTGACGAATTGCTCGGCGACGATGCGTTCATCCAGCGCATGGCCGGGATCGAACAGCAGAGTCATTTCCATTTCGGCGGCAATTTCCACACGCACTTCGGCGATATCGCGGACTTCCTTCTGGTCGGCCACCACGGCGACCGGACGCTTCGCGGGTTCGCGAACGCGGAACGTCACTTTGCTCGTCTCCGGCAGGATCGCGCCGGGCCAGCGGCGCGGGCGGAAAGGGCTGATCGGAGTGAGGGCAAGCATGCGCGAATCGAGCGGGAGGATGGGGCCATTCGCGCTGAGATTATAAGCGGTCGAGCCGACAGGCGTTGCCAGCAGAACCCCATCGCCGGCCAGCTCACGTATGCGGCCTTTGCCATTGACCATGATCTCGATCTTGGCGGTCTGCCGGGTTTCACGCAGCAGGCTGACTTCATTGATGGCGCAGCTGCGTTCGGTCCGCCCGTCCTGCGTGATCGCTTCCATCTTTAGTGGACGCACTGCCATCGGTTTTGCGGCATTCACCCGCTCCACCAGACCACCGGCCCCGTGATAGCGGTTCATGAGGAAGCCGACCGTGCCGAGATTGAGGCCGAATACCGGAATGATGCGATCTGCTTCGAGCATATCGTGCAGCGCATCGAGCATCGTACCGTCTCCGCCGAGCGCGATCACCGCGTCAGCATCCTCCACGCCGACGAAATCATAGCGATCGGTCAGCTCGCGCGCGGCTTTGCGTGCACGGTCCGACTGCGAATAGACGAGCGCCAGCTTTGCAAAGCCCGCGGCGCTTTCGCCTGTGGATGTTCCCGCTCCCATGCGCGCAACCCTATGGAGACGCGTCCCGATTTGCAACGCGGCATTCTTCATGCAGGACTTAAGGCAATTTCATTGTCACAGGGTTGTCATGTCAATTCCCACACAGGTTCACGATCGCCGGCGTCGCCAGGATCGCCGCCGCAGTGAACCGCATCCGATCACCGAAGACCTTGCCGAGGCACTCACCGGAGACGAGCTGGAATTGTTGTTTCAGCCGCAATTTTCGGCGGAGGATCATGCTGTCGTGGGGGCCGAGGCACTGGTGCGCTGGGAGCATCCCGATCACGGCAAGCTGGCAGGCGATGCGCTGGTAGCGATTGCCCAAAGCGGCGGGATTGCACGGCGACTGTCACGGCATATCACCCGCGCTGCCCTGATCGCGGCGAGTGATTGGCCGCCAGAGCAACGCCTGTCGATCAATGTCACCGCGATGGACCTGTTCGATCGCACTTTTGCCGAAGATTTGCTGGCGATGCTGGCCGAGCTCGACTTTCCGCCCGAGCGCCTGACGCTGGAGATCACCGAACAGGCGCTGGTCGCCGATCTCGACCGGTCAGCCGAGAAGCTGAAATTGCTGTCCGCCCATGGCCTGCGCATCGCACTCGACGATTTCGGCGCGGGGTTCTGCAATTTTCGCTATCTGAAGGTCCTTCCGCTCGATGCGCTCAAGCTCGATCGCTCGATGATCGAAGGCATCGCCAATGACCCGCGTGATCTTGCCGTGCTGCGCGGTATCATCGCTATGGCGCGAGCACTGGACCTGACGGTGATTGCCGAGGGCATAGAGACAGATGCCCAGCGCGGTGTCGCGGTGCAGGAAGGCTGCGCGGTGTGGCAAGGCTTCCTTGGCGGAAAACCCGTTCCCGCCAAGGATTTCGACACAAAGTCAGCCTTTTCCTTCTGACCGATTACTCGGCAGGCGGTTCTGCGTCTGCCACGTGTTCGTCAAACCAGTCGATCATCTCGGCAAGCGTGTGCAGGACGCTTTCCCGCCCGCGATAGCCGTGGCTTTCGTGCGGCAGCATCACCAATCGCGCCGTGCCACCCGTTCCGCGAACGGCGGCGAACATACGCTCTGATTGCTGCGGGAAAGTGCCCGAATTGTTGTCATTGTCGCCGTGGATCAGCAGCATCGGCTCGTTGATTTGGTCGGCGGCCATGAAAGGCGAGAGCATGTAGTATGTCTCCGGCGTTTCCCAGAAAATGCGCCGTTCCGACTGGAAGCCGAAGGGTGTCAACGTCCGGTTGTAGGCGCCAGAGCGGGCGATGCCGGCGCGGAAGATGTCGCTTTGCGCGAGCAGGTGCGCGGTCATGAAGGCGCCATAGGAATGGCCGCCCACACCGACGCGGTAGCCATCGCTAATGCCACGTTCGGTGGCAAAATCCACGGCAGCCTGCGCGGAGGAGACGATCTGCTCGATGAAAGTGTCGTTCACCGTTTCAGGATCGTCTCCAATGACCGGCATCGCGGCATTGTCCAGCACGGCATAGCCCTGTGTCAGGAAGAACAGATGCGAATAGCCGCCGATGCGGGTGAAGCGATACGGGCTGTCGCGGTTTTGCGACGCGGTGGCGGCATTGTTGAATTCGCGCGGATAAGCCCACACGACGAGCGGTAGTTGCTGACCCTCGACGTAATCTGGCGGAAGGTAGAGCGTGGCGGTCAGCTCCGTCCCATCGGCGCGCGTATAGGTTACTAGCTCGCGGCTGATGCCGGTCAGTTCCGGATGCGGATCGGGGAATTCGGTAAGCGCCATCACTTCGCCATCGCTGCGAAGACGGAAATTGCCGGGATTGAGCGGGCTCTGGAAATAGGTGATGAAGCGTTCGCCATCATCATCGAGCACGTCGACGACGCTTTCCAGCTCCTCGCTATCATTGCGCCAAATCTCTTCGGTTTCCAGCGTGGCGAGATCGAAACGGCGCAGGAACGGGCGCAGGCCTTCGGGCGTGGCACCGCTGCCTGACAGCAACAGCACACCGTCATCATTGCGCGCGACGTTGAAACCGGCAGAAGTGCTGGTGGTGACGGGCGAGCCCGGATCGCCGTACGCGTCCTGAATATTGCGCAGGATCAGCTCACGCGGTGCGTTGTCTCCGATGACATCGATTTGCGAAATGCGCAGCTCACGCGTGTCGCGATCGTAATCGTAGGCGAGTACGTCATCGGTATTCTCCATACCGACGAAGCCGGAGAAACGATCTTCGAATTCGGCAATCCGCATCGGCTCACCAGTGAACGGCGCGGCAAGTCCGAACATGGCATCGCGGACGTCGGTCTCGACGCGCGGGTCGCCGCCGTCTTGCGCCTCTGCCCACACAATCAGCGCAGGCTCTGTCGGATGCCAGATGATGCTGCGGCGGCCCGTGGGCACGCCCTGCACAGGCAGATTGTCGGCAAGGGGCTGGCGCGCGATTTCGCTGACCATATTGCCGCTTGCATCGGTAACCACAGATGTCAGCGGGAAGCTGGAATAGGGGACCTGATAGCTGAAAGGCTGCTCTATCCATTCCATCAGCATGTATTCGCCGCTCGGCGACGCGGCAGCATAGGTGTAGAGGCGCGGCTCACCGAGCGTCTCGCTGGTTCCACTGTCGAGATCGAATGCCACGGGCTGGCTGGTGCCGAGCCATGTGAACATAGCCTCATCATGCGGATCTTCGAGCAGATCCTGATAGGTGCGCGTCTGCGCTTCTTCGCCGCCGCTCGCCACCTGGATGGCGGGGCCGCGCGGTGTCAGCGATTCCTCTGGCATCGGGCCGCGATCATCGGGGATTTTCAGGGCCAAAAGGCGGCCGTCAGGCAACCAGCGTGGACCCTGGAAGATCGGGTTGATGCCGCGTTCCATGACCGTGGTCGTCTCGCCGGTAGCGGTGTCGAGAACCATCAGGGCCATGCCATCGGCATAGGTGTTGGTGAAAGCGACATGCCCCCCATCGGGAGACCAGGCCATGTCCGAGATATCGGCATTGGCAGGCAGCGAAATGCTCCGTTCGACCGATCCATCGAGATTGCGCAATGTCATGCCGACATAGGCGCGCGTGCCGTGCCGATCGTTGATGTCGGCATCGAGCCGTAGGCCGGCGAGCTTTTCCATCGGCCGTGCCAGTTCAGCGACAGGCGGCAGGCTCTCACGCTCCAGCAACAGCAGGGTTTCGCCATCGGGAGAGACGGAAACAGCAGGCGAGGGCGGCCGCGTTACGATGTCGGTGATTTCGGCGGGCGGCTCGCGATAGCCTTCGGTCTCCTGCGCGAGCGCGGGAGTGGCGAGCGGGGCAGCCAGTGCAGCGGCGATAGCGGTGGTCAGCAGATAACGCATGGGGTGATTTCTCTCCTTTGGCCGCACACTAAAACGCGCGCGGCCAAGGAAGGCAATAGGGTCATGGAGTTATCGGCAGGGTCATGGAGTTATCGGCAACCGAAGCTAAGCGGCCTCTTTCTTCTTCGCGCGCTTCACGATGCCGGACAGACCCTTGGTCAGCTGGAACAGGCCGTTGAGGCGGCTTTGCGGATCGCCCCATGCGCGGTTGATCTGCAGTTTCATGTCGGGGCGCAGCTTAGCGGAGCCCTCACGGTTGCCGTTCAGGCGCTCGACATAGGCGAGAAGCCCTGCCGGATCGGGGAAGTGATCCTTGTGGAAAGTGACCAGCGTTGCACGCCCACCGACTTCGATCTTGGCGATCTGTGCCGCAATAGCCTGCGCCTTGATTTCGATCAGGCGAATGAGGTTCTTGGTCGGTTGCGGCAGTTCACCGAACCGGTCGATCATTTCAGCGGCAAGGCTTTCGATCTCGGATGATCCCTCTGCCTGGTTGAGGCGGCGATAGAGCGCCATGCGGACCGCGAGGTCGGGCACATAATCCTCAGGGATCATGATCGGCGCATCGACAGTGATCTGCGGGCTGAGACCGGTGGTATCGCCTTCCAGCCCGGCATCGCCTGCCTTGGCCGCCATAATCGCGTCTTCCAGCATCGACTGGTAAAGCTCGAACCCGACTTCGCGGATATGGCCTGACTGCTCGTCACCCAACAAATTGCCTGCCCCGCGAATATCGAGATCGTGGCTCGCGAGCTGGAAGCCCGCGCCAAGACTGTCGAGATCGCCGAGCACTTTCAGGCGCTTCTCAGCCACTTCGCTCAGCTGCGTATCAGCAGGCGTGGTCAAATAGGCATAGGCGCGGATTTTCGATCGACCCACGCGGCCGCGCAGCTGGTAAAGCTGGGCGAGGCCAAAGCGATCCGCACGGTGGATGATCATGGTGTTTGCGGTCGGCAAGTCGAGCCCGGATTCGATGATCGTGGTCGAGAGCAGGACTTCATATTTGCCTTCATAAAAGGCGCTCATCCGCTCTTCGATTTCGCCCGCGCTCATCTGGCCATGCGCGTCTATGAATTTTACTTCGGGCACAAATTCGCGCAGCCATTCGATCACCGGCTGCATGTCCGAAATGCGCGGCACGACGATGAAGCTCTGCCCGCCGCGATGGTGTTCGCGGAGCAGAGCCTCGCGCACCACCATATCGTCCCACTCCATCACGTAAGTGCGCACGGCGAGGCGATCGACTGGCGGGGTCTTGATGGTGGAAAGTTCGCGCAGGCCCGTCATCGCCATCTGCAGCGTGCGGGGGATCGGCGTGGCGGTGAGCGTCAGCACATGCACATCCGCGCGAAGCTGCTTCAGCTTCTCCTTATGGGTCACGCCGAAACGCTGTTCCTCATCCACGATCACCAGCCCCAGATCCTTGAAATTGGTGTTCTTGGAGAGGATTGCGTGGGTGCCGATCACGATATCGATATCGCCCGATGCAAGGC is drawn from Aurantiacibacter sp. MUD61 and contains these coding sequences:
- a CDS encoding phosphatase PAP2 family protein, which codes for MLTLSRPLAATIIIAASLLPTVVAIAFFGGHAGLWYAPFSPRVLTIALTASLLVLWQRVRAARLEGEPKNIVEVVRDNPIALLVPAVLIVLITFASAGFSFIKANIADYVPYYLDPPFVDADRILFFGNDPWRVSHALLGTWGTIALDRLYVLWFLLFPFLAIFIGGSADRTFQFRAMIGVLVVLILLGNVMAVSMSSVGPIFYEYFYGNAYYAELMARLHAAHEVAPLTVLRLSDYLIEMHETDAFGTGISAMPSVHVGFAVLSWLIVRDRVKARWAHRVAGVYAFLIWIGSFHLAWHYAWDGIVSAVVVIAAWKLSAFIEVAPRRSESKRPRLFDFSAREPARPLAKQNTDFEIGSRV
- a CDS encoding NAD kinase translates to MGAGTSTGESAAGFAKLALVYSQSDRARKAARELTDRYDFVGVEDADAVIALGGDGTMLDALHDMLEADRIIPVFGLNLGTVGFLMNRYHGAGGLVERVNAAKPMAVRPLKMEAITQDGRTERSCAINEVSLLRETRQTAKIEIMVNGKGRIRELAGDGVLLATPVGSTAYNLSANGPILPLDSRMLALTPISPFRPRRWPGAILPETSKVTFRVREPAKRPVAVVADQKEVRDIAEVRVEIAAEMEMTLLFDPGHALDERIVAEQFVT
- a CDS encoding EAL domain-containing protein, which codes for MSIPTQVHDRRRRQDRRRSEPHPITEDLAEALTGDELELLFQPQFSAEDHAVVGAEALVRWEHPDHGKLAGDALVAIAQSGGIARRLSRHITRAALIAASDWPPEQRLSINVTAMDLFDRTFAEDLLAMLAELDFPPERLTLEITEQALVADLDRSAEKLKLLSAHGLRIALDDFGAGFCNFRYLKVLPLDALKLDRSMIEGIANDPRDLAVLRGIIAMARALDLTVIAEGIETDAQRGVAVQEGCAVWQGFLGGKPVPAKDFDTKSAFSF
- a CDS encoding prolyl oligopeptidase family serine peptidase; amino-acid sequence: MRYLLTTAIAAALAAPLATPALAQETEGYREPPAEITDIVTRPPSPAVSVSPDGETLLLLERESLPPVAELARPMEKLAGLRLDADINDRHGTRAYVGMTLRNLDGSVERSISLPANADISDMAWSPDGGHVAFTNTYADGMALMVLDTATGETTTVMERGINPIFQGPRWLPDGRLLALKIPDDRGPMPEESLTPRGPAIQVASGGEEAQTRTYQDLLEDPHDEAMFTWLGTSQPVAFDLDSGTSETLGEPRLYTYAAASPSGEYMLMEWIEQPFSYQVPYSSFPLTSVVTDASGNMVSEIARQPLADNLPVQGVPTGRRSIIWHPTEPALIVWAEAQDGGDPRVETDVRDAMFGLAAPFTGEPMRIAEFEDRFSGFVGMENTDDVLAYDYDRDTRELRISQIDVIGDNAPRELILRNIQDAYGDPGSPVTTSTSAGFNVARNDDGVLLLSGSGATPEGLRPFLRRFDLATLETEEIWRNDSEELESVVDVLDDDGERFITYFQSPLNPGNFRLRSDGEVMALTEFPDPHPELTGISRELVTYTRADGTELTATLYLPPDYVEGQQLPLVVWAYPREFNNAATASQNRDSPYRFTRIGGYSHLFFLTQGYAVLDNAAMPVIGDDPETVNDTFIEQIVSSAQAAVDFATERGISDGYRVGVGGHSYGAFMTAHLLAQSDIFRAGIARSGAYNRTLTPFGFQSERRIFWETPETYYMLSPFMAADQINEPMLLIHGDNDNNSGTFPQQSERMFAAVRGTGGTARLVMLPHESHGYRGRESVLHTLAEMIDWFDEHVADAEPPAE